The DNA region AGAATGAATTATGAAAAAACTATTTTATGTTGTTTTATTCGCCGTTATAGGATTTTCTATATATGCACAGGAAGTTACTATTGATATGCGGTACAACGTGCTTCGCTCAGAACCAGAGCGGGATTATTTCAAATGGTCAATAGGCAATAAACACATAGACGATGCCTATGATGTCTTAACCGGAGCAAGTAAAACACACTCAACAAGAGAATTTGACGCAGTCCGTTTTGACACATCGATAAACCGAAGATACACACTGCCAAGAGGTATCCGTCATTTAATGTTATTTCCGGTTGCTTCACGTCAGTATACGGATAACTTTTATCTTACCGTACAGGAGGAAGGGCAAAAACTAATAATTCGTTTTATCGTTTATGGCACCGTGTATCACATACAAACAGATGACAATAAAAATATCAATATTGAAAATGCTTGTTTTATGGCAGAGAACATAACAGTAAACAACACCTTAGTCTCTGTATTAAGACCACAATATGTAAGACCAGGGGCTGACGCAAAAAATATGAATGCTATTGATTGGAATAAGATCACTCTTATTCCCGATACCGCGGTTACTAATGCAAGCCGTAAATATTCGGGGACATTAACAGCAGGTTATAATAATGGCATCTTAATTATCAAAGGCGTTTTGACACCTCGCTAATAAAACGGAGGAAAAAGCATGAGTAAAGTATGGTTTATCACTGGTACATCCAGTGGTTTTGGGTTCGCATTTGTAAAGGCCGCCCTTGAACAGGGAGATAATGTCATAGCCGTTTCCAGAAATACGCATCCCTTGTCCATATTGCAGGAAAAATATGGCAACCGCCTACTGGTGGAGAAATTGGATGTTACAAACCGAAAAAAAGTATTTGATGTTGTAAACAGGGCAAAGAATCATTTTGGAAAATTGGATATTGTGCTGTCCAATGCAGGGTATCTCCATTTCGGACCTGTTGAAGAATTGACGGAACAAGAGCTTCGTAACCAGATGGAGACCAATTTCTTTGGTTCGGTCAATGTTATTCAGGCAGTCTTGCCAATTTTACGCGAGCAGGGAGCCGGACATATCCTGCAAGTAACTTCGGTAGGCGGAGTTGTGGCATCTTCTTTCGTGAGCGCCTATCATGCGTCCAAGTATGCGCTTGAAGGTTTTTTGACGGCTATGGCGGCAGAAGTCGAGAAATTCGGTATAAAAACAACCATGATAGAGCCTGGCTCATTCGGGACGAACCTTGTTGGTACATCATCAGTAACAGAAATCCGCTTACCCGCTTACAAAGAAGATTTTGAATTATTCCTTGAGAACAGTAATAATCATATCGGTGAACCTCCTAATAACGCCGCAAAAATTATAATGCGGGTTGTTCAATCGAGAAATCCACCCCGTCATCTGTTAATTGGAAAAGATATTACCGCCATCGTTAAACAGGTATATGAACAAAAACTGGCAGTATGGTCTGAATGGGAAAATGCATAAATAACATTTTCAATGAAGGGATATTAAACTCAAAGTGAGTTAAAAGGAAATGGCACATTCGGAAATCAGTTTAGATCTACAGAAAGCTATACTCAAGACCGCCCTCGATAAAGCGGATTTAATCGAACTTGTAATTTTTTTAGTGTAAACGGTAATCATAGGGGGACTCTGTCTTCCCCATAAATGATTGCGAATTGATTGAGTGCAGCGCCCCAATCCCGTATAGGCATTGTCCATTTTCTGGAAATGTTTTTCAAGCCCATGAAAATTAATTTCACCGCAGCCTCGTCATTCGGGAAAGACTGGCGGTGTTTGATAATTTTTTGAATGGTGTAATTAACCGATTCAATGGCATTGGTAGTATACACCGCCTTCCTGATTTCAGGCGAGAATTTGAAAAATGGTATGACCTCGTTCCACCGGCTCCGCCAGGACTTTGAAATCATCGGGTATTTTTTATCCCACACTTTTGAGAACTCCTCCAGCGCTTCAGCGGCAAGTTCCGCTGAAGGAGCCAGGTAAATAGTTTTGAGGGCGGCGGTCACCGCCTTCCGGTCTTTGTACGGGACAAACCGAACTGAGTTCCGGACCATATGGACGATGCAAAGCTGGACCTCGGTTTTGGGGAACACCGCAGCAATGGCGTCGGGAAAGCCGGTCAGCCCATCGACTGCGGCGAAAAGGATGTCTTGTACCCCCCGGTTTTTGAGCTCATTCATAATGCCCATCCAAAACTTGGCCCCTTCGTTTTGCTCAATCCAGAGCCCTAATAGTTCTTTATGGCCGTCCAAACGTATCGCCAAGGCCAAATAAACGGATTTCTTGACTACCGTAGCCCCATCACGAATATTGACCCGCAGCGCATCCAGGAAAACTACCGGATAAAAGGGCTCAAGAGCCCGCCCCCGCCATTCGGCTGCCAGTTCCTTAACCTCATCGGTTACCCGGCTGATAAGCTCAGGCGAGACGTCAACGGCGTAGATATCCTTGAGGTGATCTTGAATTTGGCGGGTGGTCAGCCCCAGGGCGTACATCGAAAGGATTTTGTCATCAAATCCCCGAAACTCCCGCTGGTGCTTGGGTACAATTTGGGGTTCGAATGTTCCCTCCCGATCCCGGGGAACTTCGACCGGCATCGGCCCATTGTCGGTTCTTAATTCTTTGGTGTTTTTGCCATTCCGGCGATTCGAGATTTGTTTTTCACCCTGGCCGTTTTTCTCATACCCAAGATGCTCGGTCAGCGCGAACCGAAGGTTCGAAGCCTCCATCGTCCGCTCCACCAGCGCTTTGGTCAGCTGTTTCATGATCCCTTCGGGCCCATAAAAGTCATCGGGTCCATGGTAGTCCTTTAGAATTGCATCCAGGACTTCTTTTGAAAAGGCCATACTTGCTCCTTCTAAGTAGTATAGCCGTTTACACTAAATTTGTTACAAGTCCTAGTTAAAACTAATATTACTATTTTTATTATCTATACGATTATATTTTTTGCGGCTATTATGGTTTCGTTGATTTTTAATTCTCTGTCGATATGTAATATAGAGATTATACCCTTAATATTTCAAAATAAAATCTTCAGATAACCTTGCCCTTTACTTTAGGGCTGCGGGCTTCATTAATAATTTATTGTTTTTAATGACATTGATCATTTTTGACCCAATAAATTGGATAAATCAAAAATAACACAAAATGAATGCATAAAGCAAAAAAACGGCACATAACAGGTCTGTATACGCTTCGGGGCTAAAGCCCCTCGGGGTTCCGCTCGCCTAGGTCAGCTTCGCTTCCCACGGCTCACTTCACCCAAATTTTTTTGGCGCAAAATGCTACGCATTTTTTTATCGCGCCAAAAAAACTTCGCATACAGCCGGAACGTTATGCGACATTTTTTGAATTTTTTTATAATAAATTAATTGCACAAATTAAAAAAATAGTGTAGAATCACCATAGGAGATAAAGATGAGAAAAGAAATTAATGGGGAAATAAAAATAAATGGACAAAAAATGCTTGTAAAACAGGTGAAAAAATGGCAGTACAACAACGAGAATGATAATCCATTTGTCTCAAAATTAAATGAAAATCGTTGGAAGGCATTCCTTTCAGTTAAAAAAGGATGGAATACTCTGGATACAGGTGAATTTCTGCCAAAGTTAGATAAAAATTTTGAATATGGTTCGTATTGGGTTCATGAACCTAATCTTAAACTTGATAATTATAAAAATTATATTGTAGGAAAATTTGATACAATCAAAAAAACGAGTTCACAGCCAGAAATTACAGTTGTTGTTTTAAGAGAGGGAATTTCACCGGTAAATTATACATATGCATTATTCTTGCATCAAAAAACTGAATCCAGTATAAACGAATCGTTATTAGTATTTGATTTCAATGAAGATAAAATTTCAAATTTATATATGATTGATCCAGATGTTTATTCATTTGAATCGTATCGAATTGGTATTATAGATACGAATAGTGAACCTAAAATGTTTAAGCATTTCGCATCAAAAGAACGCATCGGTCAAATAATGACTGACAAGGAATTGTTAACTTTTGGTATTGAAATTACTAAAAGTATTCTAAATGAATCCGGGAAGAAAGTTGTTTCAGTAAATACTGCGAATGACGAAAGCTTTCCTGATATTATTTATGAAGATAAAGGTATACAGTATTATGTTAAACTTATCCCGTTTTTACCGCCGGAAAATGATATTAATATTTCATATGGAGAACGTTTTACATTTTCCTGTTTTGCAACAGTACAAAACGCTTATGCTGTTGCTTTACCAATTGGTTTTTACTGTATGGATACTTTTGGTGCTAATCCTATTAGTGGGAGTACATTTGCTATAAAATTTAACAGTGCAATATTTTGCTAATGTAATTAAAAGCAAAAAACGTCGCATAACAGGTCTGTATACGCTTCGCCGCCAGTAGGCGGCTCGGGCTACGAAAAAACGCAGTCGGGCTAAAGCCCTTTGTGCGTTTTTTCTCCGCCACATTTTTGCGGTTGCTGGAACGCTTCACGTTCCTTTATCGCAACCGCAAAAACGTCGTATACAGCCGGAACGTTAGACGAAATTGGGCCTAAAATTTTTGAAAATATAAAAAAAAATACATAAAATACTTGACAATATACTACTTTGGTGGTATAATAGTAGCATGAAAACGAAAACATCTATATCATTATCAAATGAAATTCTTTCCCAGTTGGACATGGTAAACAAAGACGGAAATAGATCTGACTTTATAGAAAAAGCCTTATGGCAATACCTGAAATTGCTAAAAAGGGACTACAGAAACAATAAGGATCTACAAATTATTAACGAAAAATCACTTAGTTTAAACAGAAAAGCAGAAGATGTCCTCATGTATCAGGTAAATATATGAAACGCGGGGAATTATATAGAGTTTATAATGGTTCAAAAAACGATCCTAAAAAATACAGAGTCTTTGTAATTGTTAGCAGGCAAATACTAATTGATTCAAAATTTTCGACAGTAACATGTGCCCCAGTTTATTCTAATTATGATTCAATATCGACGCAAGTTCAAATTGGAATAGAAGAGGGATTAAAACATAAAAGTTCCATACACTGTGATGAATTAATAAGTATCCCAAAAACATTATTGACAAATTATATTGGAATATTATCTGAAGAAAAATTATTTGAATTAAAAGAAGCTTTAACAATAGCCTT from Treponema primitia ZAS-2 includes:
- a CDS encoding SDR family NAD(P)-dependent oxidoreductase, whose product is MSKVWFITGTSSGFGFAFVKAALEQGDNVIAVSRNTHPLSILQEKYGNRLLVEKLDVTNRKKVFDVVNRAKNHFGKLDIVLSNAGYLHFGPVEELTEQELRNQMETNFFGSVNVIQAVLPILREQGAGHILQVTSVGGVVASSFVSAYHASKYALEGFLTAMAAEVEKFGIKTTMIEPGSFGTNLVGTSSVTEIRLPAYKEDFELFLENSNNHIGEPPNNAAKIIMRVVQSRNPPRHLLIGKDITAIVKQVYEQKLAVWSEWENA
- a CDS encoding IS256 family transposase; the protein is MAFSKEVLDAILKDYHGPDDFYGPEGIMKQLTKALVERTMEASNLRFALTEHLGYEKNGQGEKQISNRRNGKNTKELRTDNGPMPVEVPRDREGTFEPQIVPKHQREFRGFDDKILSMYALGLTTRQIQDHLKDIYAVDVSPELISRVTDEVKELAAEWRGRALEPFYPVVFLDALRVNIRDGATVVKKSVYLALAIRLDGHKELLGLWIEQNEGAKFWMGIMNELKNRGVQDILFAAVDGLTGFPDAIAAVFPKTEVQLCIVHMVRNSVRFVPYKDRKAVTAALKTIYLAPSAELAAEALEEFSKVWDKKYPMISKSWRSRWNEVIPFFKFSPEIRKAVYTTNAIESVNYTIQKIIKHRQSFPNDEAAVKLIFMGLKNISRKWTMPIRDWGAALNQFAIIYGEDRVPL
- a CDS encoding type II toxin-antitoxin system PemK/MazF family toxin, translated to MKRGELYRVYNGSKNDPKKYRVFVIVSRQILIDSKFSTVTCAPVYSNYDSISTQVQIGIEEGLKHKSSIHCDELISIPKTLLTNYIGILSEEKLFELKEALTIALEIEY